GAAAAAGAGGTATTCCTGAGCAGGCAAGCTGTCGTGTGCGTAGTTAATCACTGAAGCCAAGTAATCCGGATCATAGAACTTGATGGAGTCCTTTACAATGGCTACAGAATCTTTCATGGAAGACAAGTCGGTATTCCTCGTGAGTTCAAAGAACAGCAACTGTCCGGGGTATGCCATGGTTCCATCAAAGTCTTTGCCATCCAAGCCATATTTATAGACGACCAGGACACGGACATCTTTTTCGTCTCCGATGACATCCCTGACATCTTTCATCGTCGCCTCGATACTCCTTTCCATGTCCCCGCCATTCTGGCCATAGATAATGACCGTATAACGGGCGACGCCTTCGGAACTAGCTGAACTGGAAGAATCATCGGAACAGGCCACAAGGGCAAACAGCACAAGGAACAAGGCCATGCGCAAGAACGGCGAAATAAACCTTACCATATCACAGAGAATTCCTATTTAGTTTCGACTTTTTGAAAGGGGGCTAGTTCTTCGCAGGTCTTGCCCTTGTCTTCATCCGAGTAATAATTTACGACAATCGTATCAAAGCCGTTATCGTCATCGCAGGTTTGCACAGGTTCTTTTTCCACGGAGGCGCACCCGTCGATAAATTCTAAGTCCTTGTCATCACTTGCAAACTGCACCACGCTTGATTTCAATGTAGCGGCGAGTTTATACTCTACGCACACCTCCATTTTTTTGTTATAGAAAGACATTACCTTGGTGCTATCCACGACAATATCTTCCTCAATGTCAAAATCTTCATCCTCTTCTTCATCGTCTGCAAGCAATTCTTCGCAGCTTTGCTTGGCCACAGTCTTATCATAAACGAAAATGGACGAACCATCATCGGATTCGCAGGTATTCTTAGCGTTTTGAGCATCGCAACCCGTTTCTTGCCAGGAGGCTTTCAAGGTGAGCCCCCCCTCAGTCAAGTCAGCGCACTCTTCTGCAACGGAATCCTTTGCCGATTCCGGGGCCTGCATGCATAGATACGGAATCAATTCGTCTTCCATGACAACCGACATAAGGCAAGATACCTGGGGTTCATCAGAGGACGAGGAATCGTCGGAACAAGCAACCATAACAGAAGTGGCTACGGCAAGACACCCAAAGACTAGTTTTTTCATTGGACTTCCTTTTTTAAAGGTGGAACGCTTTTTCAATAAATAACAATAATGCGGGAACGTGTCAAGACATATGGACTCAATACGCCACCCCAGATAATCAAGAATATAAAAAGAACCCGTTTCCGGGCCCTTTTACCTACTTCTAGGAAGGATTCCAAAGGAAACCATGAGGTTCCCTTTGCATCTCAACTAGCAGCCGAGCTTTGCGGACAGGTAAGCTTCGAGTTCGTCGATCTTCACCAGTTCCTGCTTCATGGAGTCGCGTTCGCGGACAGTCACGTAGCCCAGCTTTGCCGGATCAGATTCACCCTCGCCCACCGTGTCGAAGTCGACGGTCACGCAGAACGGCGTGCCGAGTTCGTCCTGACGGCGGTAGCGCTTACCGATGGACTGGGTTTCGTCGTATTCCACATTCCAACGATTGAGGAGCTTCTGGTAGAGTTCTTCAGCCTTAGCCTTCACCTGGCCCTTCTTCACCAGCGGGAGCACGGCAACCTTCACCGGAGCAATCTTCGGGTCGAAATGGAGCACGGTACGTTCGTCGTTTTCGAGCTTTTCGACTTCGTAAGCGTCGCAGAGAAGCACGAGGAGCAGACGTTCCACACCGAGGGACGGTTCCACCACGTACGGAATATAGCGCTTGTTCTGGACCGGGTCAATGTATTCCTGCTTGACCTTGGATTCGTTCTGGTGCTGCGTCAAGTCGTAGTTCGTGCGGCTTGCGATACCCCAGAGTTCGCCCCAACCGAACGGGAATTCGTATTCCACGTCGGTGGTGCCGTTACTGTAGTGGGAAAGTTCTTCCTTGGCATGTTCGCGGAGGCGGAGCTTTTCCTTGTTCACACCGAGGTCGTTCACGAGCCAGTCGAAGCAGTACTTGCGCCAGAAGTTGTACCATTCCAGTTCGGTGCCCGGTTCGCAGAAGAATTCCAGTTCCATCTGTTCGAATTCGCGGGTACGGAAGATGAAGTTACCCGGAGTGATTTCGTTACGGAAGCTCTTACCGATCTGGCCCACACCGAACGGGATGCGCGGGCGGACGTTATCTACAATGTTCTTGAAGTCAACGAAGATACCCTGAGCCGTTTCCGGACGCAGGTACACCTTGTTGCCTTCGCCTTCGATCACGCCGATTTCGGTCTGGAACATCAGGTTGAATGCGCGGGGCTTGGTCCAATCGGTCTTGCCGCAGGTCGGGCATTCAATCTTGTTGTCCATCATCATCTGGTGGACTTCGTCAAAGTTCTTGCCGGCGCAGCAACCTTCGCCGAGCTTATCTTCCAAAAGCTGGTCGGCACGGAAACGTTCGTGGCAAGCGAGGCAGTCCACCAGCGGGTCAGAGAAGTTGCCCACGTGGCCAGAGGCCTTCCAAACGCGGGGGTTCAAGAGAATAGAGCTGTCGAGACCGAGCACGTCCTGACGACTGGTCACGAACTTCTTCCACCAGAGATTCTTGATGTTGCGCTTCAGTTCCACGCCATACGGACCGTAGTCCCAAGTGTTGGCGAGGCCATCGTAAATTTCGGAGCCGGGGAAAATGAAACCGCGGCGCTTGCAGAGGGAGATGATGTCCTTGAGGGCATCCTGAACTTTCTTTGCCATTATATAATCCTTTATCGGCTAAATCAAGCCGGACTAGGAACCTACCTGGATGATAGGCCCTGACGGCGGCAAAGATAGTAAAATGTGACCGACGGAATCTTTTTTTTCTAAATTTTCACTATGCAATTCGACGAACTTATAAAAGAAATCAAATTCGAAGTAGAAGTAGACGGTGTCAAGCTTGCCCCGGCAATCGTACAGGATGCCGACAAGGGCGACGTACTCATGATGGCCTGGATGAACGAAGAAGCGCTCCGCCGCACCCACGAATGTGGCGAGATGGTATTCTGGAGCCGTAGCCGCAAGGAATACTGGCACAAGGGCGACACCAGCGGAAATGTGATGACCGTCGTGGAATGGGCCGCCGACTGCGACAGCGACGCATTGCTCTTCAAGGTGCGCATGCAGGGTCCGCAGGTCGCTTGCCATACGGGTGCCCGCAGCTGCTTCTTTAAGACGTGCGAAGGTTAACCTTACCCTGTCACCCTGGAAGGACCCTGGAGTGCAACGACAGGGGACTGATAGGGTCCATAGATTCTATCACTCCCTACGGTCGCTCCAGAATGACACATAAACTCATCACTCTGCTAGTACTCTTCCTTGCAGGCATTTCCTTTGCCCAAGACCGTCACCAGATGGGCAGCAACTATTACGCCTACCCCACTCCGACAGCCAAATATACCAAGGCTCCCGCCGGCTACAAGCCATTCTACATTAGCCACTACGGCAGACACGGCAGTCGCTTTCACCAGCCCGCCGACCATTACCACGCCCTGTATAACACACTCGCCAAGGCGGATTCCTTAAGCAAGCTCACGGACCTCGGCAAGAGTCTGCTTGAACGCGCCAAGTACCTGGACGAATACGCCGCCCCACGTGCAGGCGACTTGACCCAGCTCGGCGTGGCACAGCACCAGGGAATTGCGAAACGCATGGTGAAGAACTTCCCTGAAGTGTTCAAGAACGACGCCTATGTAGAAGCCTACGCCAGTACCAGCGCGCGTTGCGTCGTGAGCATGGCCGCATTCCTCGAAGAACTGCATGCACAAAAGCCCAAGGTCGAGATTCACCAGGAATCGGGCAAGTACCTGATGAGTTTCATCAGCCCGCTCGACTTCGGGAAAATCATCGGCGAATCGAACACACCCGCATGGCAAAAAGAAAACGAAAAGCTTTACAGCCATGTGGACCCGACCCGCATGATGCGCGCGATTTTCAATGATTCCAACTACATCCAGAAGAATATAGACGCAGGCGACCTTTTCAGCAAGATTTATGAAATCGGCAACAGCCTACAAGGGAGCCCCGAAATCGAATTCAACTTTGACGATTTGTGGACCGAAGAAGACCTCGCCGCCCGCTGGCATGCGCAAAACGCCTGGTGGTACAGCGTTCTCGGCAACAATCCATTCGCCAAGAAGCAGGGGCTCGACAACGCCCGCCCGCTTTTGAAAAATGTTCTTGACGAAGCAGACAAAGTAATCGCCGCAGACACAGCCAAAGCAGATAAAACAGCCAAGGCCGCTAAGCCCGCGAAAAAGACCACCGCGACACTCCGCTTCGGCCACGATACGGTGATTTTCCCGTTTGCAGCGCTTTTACAGCTAGAAAACGGCACGCAGAACACCGGCATCGAAACCGCCGACATGGAAAACCTGCACAAGGTCTGGCGCGACTACGAAATCAGCCCGATGGCCGCCAACGTGCAGCTCGTATTCTACAAGTCCAGCAAGAAGGGCGCCCCGATTTTAGTGAAAGTGATGCTCAACGAAATCGAGCAAAAGCTGCCCGTGACTTGCAACCCGCAAGGCCCTTCGGCTAGCTCAGGGACCTTGCAGAACTGCCCCGCCGCCCCGTATTACCGCTGGGAAGACGTCAAGGAATTTTACGGCAAGATTGCAACGGGCAAATAACCTGCGACTGCCTGTATAAAAGGGAAATCCCCCGTGTCGGCGAGGGATTTCTTGTGTTTAAGGGTTCTCGAGTACTTGGTCTTGTCGCGGACGATTCTTGTCCGTAACGTGGCTCCGTTCTGGGAGCCGTCTATGCGTAGCGTTCGCATTCTTGCGCTTTCCGTTGCGGCATCGGCAACCTTGCCCGCCGCTTTCGCTCTGTTTTTAGCCATAGAAGCCTCCTTACAAACAAATATAATTTTTTAGATTTATGTTGGAAAGGCTTTATACGAGGTGAACATTATGAAAAAACTATTTGCATTTGCAATGACTAGTGCTATGCTTATCGCCTGCGGCGATGACAATTCTTCGTCGGCAACAGAAGACATTTCATCGTCTTCTGAAGAAACGATTCTCAGCTCTTCTGCAGAGAAAAACGAGTCGTCTTCATCGCAATCTCAAAATACAAAGGACTCATTTTCTAACAATCAAGAAGAAAACTATTCATCTAGCGAAGCAATTGCTTCTAGTTCTAGCATCAATTCTTCGGAATCTCAAGAATCTTCTTCATCAAAAGAGAATACAACAACTCCCTCGGTTAGCATAGACTTTGGCGAAGGCTACACCTACGCCATGGTATATCGGTATGACGAAACCACAGGATTCTTTTACCAGGGTTTAGAATCCTGCAACTACCACTCTGGCACCAAGACTTTCGCATGGGAAGAAAACGCATTGGCTCTCGACACAAACAAGATTACCATTGTCGGAGATTCCATGTGGACAGGACCTGTCAAAAAAATGGTATCTGACGATCCTAATGAACAGATGTTTTACGACGCCTACAAGAACGTTGAAACATTGTCCTTGAGTACCGAACATAACGGCATTTATGGAAAATGGAAAGCAACAGGCTGTCAGAGAATTATCGGAGAAACTGAAATCAAATGCACCGCCTCTATCGGCGGCCTGGAAGGTATTGCAAGAACTATCACCATCACCCAGGATTCCGTATACAACACGACCGTAGTCGATTTAAGCAGCACCACTGGCAAAGAAGATAAATGGAATTTGGGCAATATTTTGGAATATAATCTCGGATTCGACATCGGTGATTTGATTGTCGATTCACTCGTAAAAGCCCAGGTAATAAAGGTCATTTCGGCATCAGAAATTTCTATCGGCAGCCAAACCTTCACTAGAGATGGTTCTGCCAAGTTTGACAAGACCGGCATGAATTACTACGAAACATTTTCCAGCAACGGCAAAACCTGCACAAAACACGAACAATTAGGCGCCATTTCAAAGGAACAGTGCCTAGAAGGGAACGCCGACTTTCTGCTTAGCGCCCGCGGCGACAAGGAAGACTCATCCTACTACTACAAAGAAGGTCCTGTAGAAGGATTCAGCCTAGATAACCGCGAAGAATATTACGAATGTACAAAGAGCCTTGTAACAGAAGAGACTAAAAACATTCTCGAGCCTTTCGCCAGACATTATACGGACTAGAATGATTACCGACGAACTTGCAAGCATCAAAAAACGAATCCTTGATTATGGTTTCAAGCGCCTGCTGCTTGCAGTTTCGGGCGGTCTGGATTCTATTTGCCTCGCGCATTATTTCATTGCAAACCGCGAAGCGCTTGGCATCGAATGGTTGGGAATCGCACATGTGCATCACGGGCTGCGGGTCGGAACAGCCGACCGCGACGCCGCATTTGTGGAAGCTTTCGCGCGCAAGTATAACGTTCCATTTTTCTTGAAGAAATTGGATGGCGAATCGCTGAAAAATGCAGAAGGCTCGCTGGAAGAAAACGCACGAGACGCCAGGTACAAAGCGCTGGTCGAGATTGCTCTGGATCCTATCGCCTCTGCGAGGCTCCAGGATGACACACTCCACACAGCACACTCCACACAGCACACCCCACACCTCAAAGGGAGCGAAGCGACCGACCCCATACCCCATACCACAAAGCAACCGAAGGTTGCGGCCCCACACCTCAAAGCAGCCGAAGGCTGCGACCTCACACCTCATCCCTCACTTGTCATTGTCACGGCGCATCATGCAGGCGACCAGGCAGAAACCATGTACATGCGCCTCCGCCGCGGCACAACCCTCGCCGGCCTACGCGGGATTCAAGAAGTTCGCGTTCTAGACGAAGCCTCCCATACCCCAAAGCAACCGAAGGTTGCGACCCCATACCTCAAAGGGAGCGAAGCGACCGACCCCACACCCCATACCCCATCTCTCTATCGGCCCTTCCTTTCCGTCACCCGCGAAGACCTCCTCGCTTACGCCCGCGAGAATAATCTTGAGTGGTGCGAAGACGAGAGCAATTCCGATACCAAATTCGCAAGGAACTTTATCCGGCACGAAGCGCTCCCCCATTTAGAACGGAACTGTCCGGGGGCTACACGGCAACTTTGCCGGATTGCAGAACTTGCCGATAAGGCGTATGCGAAAGTGATGGAAAAATGCAACACGATGTTTCAAGAGACCCTTCCCCTGAAACAAGTTCAGGGTCAGGGTGACACGGCTCCATTCTCACACCTCAAAGGGAGCGAAGCGACCGACCTCACACCTCATACCATCATCGCTTTGAACAAGAAGGCTCTCCGCAAAATTTTTCTCTCCCACGCAGACGCAGACCTTTCCGAAATGTTCCGTTTGTGGCTTTCGGAACTGGGATTCCGCTTTCCAATAGGTTTCTTTTACAGCCAAACGGAGCCCGCCCATGTTAAAATTCCCGTACGCTCCGCTTACCGCAAGCGTTCTATCGTCAAAAAGGCCTCAACCGTCTTGGTTTGCGAATTTGAAGATGTTCAGACAGCGTCAAAATTTGTATCTTGCGGAATGAAAGAATAAAAGGATTTTATGAGTCAAGAAAAAAAATCGCCCCCTTACCGTAGCAAGAACTTTATCATTTTACTGGTGATGATTCTCCTGTTGTTCGTCATGTTCCCGCTTGCCGGGAAAGACGGAGAATCGGACATTACGCGCACCGAATTTTTGGCCATGATGGGCGACTCCACCAAGGTCATTACCGAACTCACTCTGCAAAAGACCCCCGACGGCGTGATTATCGAGGGCCAGCGCGAGATGAGCCCCGAAGAGATTGCCGAAGCGAAAAAGAACCGCAGCGCCCTCGCCCGCTTTACCAAGTCTAGCGATGACAACGGCAAGACCAAGCGTTTCAAAAGCCACATGCTCGAAGTGAGCAACGACCAGATTACCGCCTGGGAAATGTACAAGGGCGTCAAGGTCAAGGTCATCCACGAATCCAGCACCTGGCTCGACACGATTATCGCGTTCCTCCCCGCGATTCTCTTGATTGTATTCTTCTACTTCATGATGAACCGCCAGATGGGTGGCGGCGGCAAGAGCCCCTTCAGCTTTGGCAAGAGCCAGGCCCGCCAGCTCAACGGCAAGCAGAAGACCACCTTTAACGACGTGGCCGGTTGCGACGAAGCCAAGCAGGATTTGCAGGAACTCGTGGAATTCCTGAAGGACCCGAAAAAGTTCGATGCCCTCGGCGGACGCATTCCGAAGGGTGCGTTACTCGTCGGTCCTCCGGGTACCGGTAAGACACTCCTCGCCCGCGCGGTGGCAGGCGAAGCTGGAGTGCCGTTCTTCAGTATGTCCGGTTCCGACTTTGTAGAAATGTTCGTGGGCGTGGGTGCTAGCCGCGTGCGCGACCTCTTTGAAACCGGCAAGAAGAATGCCCCGTGCATTCTGTTTATTGACGAAATCGACGCCGTGGGTCGCCAGCGTGGAGCAGGTCTCGGTGGCGGTCACGATGAACGCGAACAGACCTTGAACCAGTTGTTGGTGGAAATGGACGGCTTTACCGCCAACGAAGGCGTCATCTTAATTGCGGCAACTAACCGCCCCGACGTGCTCGACAAGGCACTGCTCCGCCCGGGCCGCTTTGACCGCCAGATTGTGGTGGGACTCCCCGACCTCAAGGGCCGCGAAGAAATCTTGAAGGTGCACCTGAAAAAGCGCAAGGTGCCGCTGGCCGACGACGTAGACGTGAAAGCCGTAGCCAAGGGAACCCCCGGACTTGCAGGTGCAGACCTCGAAAACCTGGTGAACGAAGCAGCCCTTTTGGCCGCGCGCTTCAACAACAAGAAAGTCACGATGCTCGACTTTGAAGAAGCCCGCGACAAGCTCAGCATGGGTGCCGAGCGCCGCACACTCCTGATGACCGACGAGGAAAAGCGTCACACCGCCTACCACGAAGCAGGCCACGCTTTGATGACGCTTTTGTGCAAGCATTCTGACCCGCTCCACAAGATTACGATTATCCCGCGCGGGCGCGCCCTCGGCGTGACCATGAGTCTGCCCGAACGCGACCAGGTGAGCTACAGCCGCGAATACGCCGAAGAACGCATCATGATCATGATGTCTGGCCGCCTCGCCGAACTCATCTTCTTCAACCACCAGAGCACGGGAGCCAGCAACGACATCCAGCGCGCTACCGAACTTGCCCGCAAGATGGTGACGGAATGGGGTTTCGACGACGAAATCGGGCCAGTCTGCTACAGCCGCACCGACGGCGAAGTGTTCCTCGGTCGCGAAATCAGCAAGCCGAAGGAAATGTCCGAAATGATGGCCGAAAAGATCGACAACGCGGTGAACAACCTCATCAAGCGTCTGGACCAGGCCGCCAAGAAACTCATCGAAGAGAACAAGGACAAACTCATTGACCTCGCCGAAGCGCTGTTTGAATTCGAAGTGCTCGACCGCGAAGAAATTGACCGCGTGATGGCCGGCGAAAAACTGACCGGCACCAAGAAGAGCCGCCAGTACAAGGCGCTCGAAGAAATGGAAGAAAAGAAGAAGCGCGAAAATACGCCGCCGCCTGACCCGGGCAAACAGCCACCGGTAGCACCGGTCACTGATGCACCCGTAGCCGAAATCAAGCCCGCGCCCGCCGCCGGAACGACTCCGGCAAACAATGACGCCCATACCGAAACGCTGAAATCATCTGAAGACGCAAAACAGGAAAATTCGTAATGTTCAAAGAAGTTCTGGATCATAGCCGCTCTCTCCCGTGGAAAATCGGCAACAAGGTTCTGCCTTGCAAGACCCCGCTGATCATGGGTATCGTGAATGTGACTCCGGACAGTTTCTTTGACGGTGGCAAGCACAACAAGCCTGACGCCGCTTACGAACACGCCCTGATGCTCCTGGAGCAAGGCGCCGAAATCTTAGACATCGGTGGCGAAAGCAGCCGTCCAGGAAGCGCACCAGTCAGCCTGCAAGAGGAACTGGACCGCGTGTGCCCCGTGGTGGAACGCCTTGCCAAACTCGCCAAAAGCGGCTACAGCAGCGGCGGAAAGCCCCGCGAATTCTACATCTCGGTCGATACGGTCAAGGCGAAAGTCGCCGCAGAGACCATGAAACTCGGCGCACACATCATCAACGACATCAGCGCCTGCGCCATGGACCCGAACATGCTCCAGACCGTCGCTGACACCAAGGCCGCCGTGGTACTCAACCACATCCGCGGGAACTTCGGCACCATGCAGCAGGACTTCAAACCATACACGAACGTGGTGCAGGAAGTCCGCGAAGAACTCTTGTCGCAGGTGAAAAAGCTTTTGGACCTCGGCGTCGAGCGCGAAAAAATTTGCATTGACCCGGGCATTGGATTCGGGAAAACCGCGCAGGACAA
The Fibrobacter sp. UWH4 DNA segment above includes these coding regions:
- a CDS encoding histidine-type phosphatase translates to MTHKLITLLVLFLAGISFAQDRHQMGSNYYAYPTPTAKYTKAPAGYKPFYISHYGRHGSRFHQPADHYHALYNTLAKADSLSKLTDLGKSLLERAKYLDEYAAPRAGDLTQLGVAQHQGIAKRMVKNFPEVFKNDAYVEAYASTSARCVVSMAAFLEELHAQKPKVEIHQESGKYLMSFISPLDFGKIIGESNTPAWQKENEKLYSHVDPTRMMRAIFNDSNYIQKNIDAGDLFSKIYEIGNSLQGSPEIEFNFDDLWTEEDLAARWHAQNAWWYSVLGNNPFAKKQGLDNARPLLKNVLDEADKVIAADTAKADKTAKAAKPAKKTTATLRFGHDTVIFPFAALLQLENGTQNTGIETADMENLHKVWRDYEISPMAANVQLVFYKSSKKGAPILVKVMLNEIEQKLPVTCNPQGPSASSGTLQNCPAAPYYRWEDVKEFYGKIATGK
- the ftsH gene encoding ATP-dependent zinc metalloprotease FtsH; its protein translation is MSQEKKSPPYRSKNFIILLVMILLLFVMFPLAGKDGESDITRTEFLAMMGDSTKVITELTLQKTPDGVIIEGQREMSPEEIAEAKKNRSALARFTKSSDDNGKTKRFKSHMLEVSNDQITAWEMYKGVKVKVIHESSTWLDTIIAFLPAILLIVFFYFMMNRQMGGGGKSPFSFGKSQARQLNGKQKTTFNDVAGCDEAKQDLQELVEFLKDPKKFDALGGRIPKGALLVGPPGTGKTLLARAVAGEAGVPFFSMSGSDFVEMFVGVGASRVRDLFETGKKNAPCILFIDEIDAVGRQRGAGLGGGHDEREQTLNQLLVEMDGFTANEGVILIAATNRPDVLDKALLRPGRFDRQIVVGLPDLKGREEILKVHLKKRKVPLADDVDVKAVAKGTPGLAGADLENLVNEAALLAARFNNKKVTMLDFEEARDKLSMGAERRTLLMTDEEKRHTAYHEAGHALMTLLCKHSDPLHKITIIPRGRALGVTMSLPERDQVSYSREYAEERIMIMMSGRLAELIFFNHQSTGASNDIQRATELARKMVTEWGFDDEIGPVCYSRTDGEVFLGREISKPKEMSEMMAEKIDNAVNNLIKRLDQAAKKLIEENKDKLIDLAEALFEFEVLDREEIDRVMAGEKLTGTKKSRQYKALEEMEEKKKRENTPPPDPGKQPPVAPVTDAPVAEIKPAPAAGTTPANNDAHTETLKSSEDAKQENS
- the hisI gene encoding phosphoribosyl-AMP cyclohydrolase, with the protein product MQFDELIKEIKFEVEVDGVKLAPAIVQDADKGDVLMMAWMNEEALRRTHECGEMVFWSRSRKEYWHKGDTSGNVMTVVEWAADCDSDALLFKVRMQGPQVACHTGARSCFFKTCEG
- the folP gene encoding dihydropteroate synthase, which produces MFKEVLDHSRSLPWKIGNKVLPCKTPLIMGIVNVTPDSFFDGGKHNKPDAAYEHALMLLEQGAEILDIGGESSRPGSAPVSLQEELDRVCPVVERLAKLAKSGYSSGGKPREFYISVDTVKAKVAAETMKLGAHIINDISACAMDPNMLQTVADTKAAVVLNHIRGNFGTMQQDFKPYTNVVQEVREELLSQVKKLLDLGVEREKICIDPGIGFGKTAQDNIDLMKSTEEFLKDGYPVLIGTSRKSYIGKMPGLENSDRLIPTVTAGIVAVLGGASCIRVHDVKEAKESLLYLEALRT
- a CDS encoding ATP-binding protein; translation: MITDELASIKKRILDYGFKRLLLAVSGGLDSICLAHYFIANREALGIEWLGIAHVHHGLRVGTADRDAAFVEAFARKYNVPFFLKKLDGESLKNAEGSLEENARDARYKALVEIALDPIASARLQDDTLHTAHSTQHTPHLKGSEATDPIPHTTKQPKVAAPHLKAAEGCDLTPHPSLVIVTAHHAGDQAETMYMRLRRGTTLAGLRGIQEVRVLDEASHTPKQPKVATPYLKGSEATDPTPHTPSLYRPFLSVTREDLLAYARENNLEWCEDESNSDTKFARNFIRHEALPHLERNCPGATRQLCRIAELADKAYAKVMEKCNTMFQETLPLKQVQGQGDTAPFSHLKGSEATDLTPHTIIALNKKALRKIFLSHADADLSEMFRLWLSELGFRFPIGFFYSQTEPAHVKIPVRSAYRKRSIVKKASTVLVCEFEDVQTASKFVSCGMKE
- a CDS encoding glycine--tRNA ligase, with translation MAKKVQDALKDIISLCKRRGFIFPGSEIYDGLANTWDYGPYGVELKRNIKNLWWKKFVTSRQDVLGLDSSILLNPRVWKASGHVGNFSDPLVDCLACHERFRADQLLEDKLGEGCCAGKNFDEVHQMMMDNKIECPTCGKTDWTKPRAFNLMFQTEIGVIEGEGNKVYLRPETAQGIFVDFKNIVDNVRPRIPFGVGQIGKSFRNEITPGNFIFRTREFEQMELEFFCEPGTELEWYNFWRKYCFDWLVNDLGVNKEKLRLREHAKEELSHYSNGTTDVEYEFPFGWGELWGIASRTNYDLTQHQNESKVKQEYIDPVQNKRYIPYVVEPSLGVERLLLVLLCDAYEVEKLENDERTVLHFDPKIAPVKVAVLPLVKKGQVKAKAEELYQKLLNRWNVEYDETQSIGKRYRRQDELGTPFCVTVDFDTVGEGESDPAKLGYVTVRERDSMKQELVKIDELEAYLSAKLGC